Sequence from the Diadema setosum chromosome 18, eeDiaSeto1, whole genome shotgun sequence genome:
aaactagaaatgtcgctatggcgactggtatgcctccgccataatgcatgattctcctaataggtgtatagtacatgtggataatgtgtgatgacattttcacataactggcaaaatatttaaatgacatgtttgtcacaatgtgttgaatgttcaccttccttgacctacaatgtatgttcaaTTGGACAAatgggagagcatgtatttggggatttgaggacttttacttgactttgacccttttataagattatgcattgagtaattatccaggtatggagaaaaagtgcaatttctgtattgaatagtaaattgttaccattttctcATGGCCTTtgactcttgacctttgaccctatgaccctaaaattcataagaaaatcactgtcagacagAACATGCATAGaggtactaagtttcaagataacttgagccacttccaagatgGAGGAAACACTTTCACTcgatctttgaccttgacctttgacccaatgaCCCCCAaatccctagataatcactgccagtcagtacatgcagaTATAGGTACCTACtatgtttcatgaagataccttgaaccatttccaagatatggagaacaaagtgaaattttgacattttcacttgacttttgacctcatgacctgaaACTCTGACCatagaatcttaattgggtagtacttgtatacactaagtttcaagacaaTATcatcaggcattgcatagatatgggggaaatagtgaaattttgagcatttgaccttgaccttttgacctttgaccttgagcatgtgcactcaaacgttgataggcacaacttcaccccctcatacacatacatgccaagtttcattaggataccttaaaaggtttttttagttacgctgcaTGTCCACAAAATTTGTTGACggaggacggacggacaacccgaaaacataatgcctccggcaccacttcgtggcggagggaTAAAAATAGATGCATAATTAATTCATTGCACCATCACTTTGCAAATTTCCAGTCCACAAATGGAAGAGACTCTGTAGTTAGTGTCAAATGCCACCTGAGTACCTACAGTATCCCTACATTGCATCAAAGAGATCAGAATCCTATCGGCACAACACAACAGAACTGTTTGTGGCTTTCCATCAATCAGCACCAgctcctgaaaaaaaagaagcttaaaACAGGAACAAGGCGTAAGAGAACTGTTTTGAGACCCAACCGTGATGCACTATGTTCATATGTCATCCAGTGAGTCAAGTGTACGATGTCCTAAGAGGGAAGTTCGTTTCTTGGATTGCCAAAGTCTTTGCTACTGTCATCTGCCAACATCCCCCTGGAATTCCTCCACTGCTTGCAGGATGTCCTGGAGTGTCCACCTGTCTTCTGGCAAGGCGTGCTTGTCCAGCATGAAGTACCCTTGCTTGGTTCTGCACAGAGCCATCATATGGGCGCATGAGCCCAGACCTGCTCTCAACATACAAGAACATGATTATGTGAAGTCATGAgtaaatattatacatgtatagtcgacgactggcgggggagggaacataccgaatgttccacccaaagtgtttgaaatgctattgagggaggttataagtccagAGAcaaagtcgagggacttatagcctcccgaaatagcatttcaaaccctgagggtggaacgtttggtacatgttcccaacaacaaaagtcatcatctgctatattaaatgggttagtcaaattaTCACACTTTCGTACGCATTACAATAATCGGtcatctgctttttcacattgtatggaataggcaaatttatcctatcaATTGCAggaaaaatatgatcgttcaatcgtttggtattgtttgtcatttgttacgtgaaaatgttttcccatgggagaacatcacatgaatgttctgcccatgggcgaacataaccaatgtgcctccatcacgtgactgtgtttagccaatcactaaccggtatttgactaacccatttaatattactacatgtactatagtATTACAATGAATCATTGCATGTTCACATGGAAGCTTACGTGAACTTCACTACGAGAGACACTTGCAATACAGTAGTAGTCTTCACATGTTGTATTTAAATTGTTTTTTCTGACAAATACAGAAACTAAAGCGACAATCAAAGCCTAttgtgagaaaaacaaaaacaaaaacacacagctTCTTTCTGAATGGTCTTTGAAATGATTCAATTACTACCTAGAGGAATTTGACATCAATGAACATGTATTCATATAAATACACAATTCCCTGAACATCTTGTGGTATTTCATGGGTCAACAACACTTAAATAGTTTCTATTTCAATGTGTCTTGATGAAACATAATGCAGTACGGGGAAAACCattaaataaaagcaaaaaagaacACTTCAGATTAGTCAAATGTCAAGTTTATCAAAGACCAAAAGATGATTGTTATCAACAAATCATGATTTGTGCATGTTATGGCCATATAAAAGACTGTGTAAAAGTGCTATACAATGTAACATATATCTGAATATTCTGCTGACAGGAAATTCACTCATGTAAATTTGTCTACATTCAGAAAGTGACAGCACCATGGATTCTAAGTTGACATTTTGGAACCTTGATATAACAAGGTAGGATACAGAAAGATGCCAGATATAAAAAGGTAATTTTGCAGGGCTCATTCCTTTTATTCCTGATAAAAGAGGAAATTAAAGTGGTTCCAAGCAGCTCGCTGAAACAAGGTTCCCCTGTATACATGGCAAAATTAAAACTTGcattatcattaccatatcTCTGAATATCAATACCTAgtacccattaaaaaaaaagagaaagaaaaaagagttaCATAAATTACACCTAGGTATATACATGTGAATATTAGTCTGTAgtaattacagtgcactcccattattaTGAAGTCTTCGGGACTGgcggttttctttcattacacaTGAATCAAAttataacaaaaccaaacagAAAAGCATATGAAGATAATataaagatgataattttgggacctgaatctttatttggtcataacatgtatgaattttgatacaaggaaaagtagaaattacgcggtgcgtaatatatgtccccgccggaagtagcattttgtagcaaaatgtacaatataggtcaaaaatcaaggtcaaaggtcaaagaagtcaagggtctaaattctgtgtagaagttttgaagccctcacctagtgccatcacataaggcaaacggaatcgaaatcgggttagaaatggcggagtagcattttgtagcaaaatgtacaatacaggtcaaaaatcaaggccaaaggtcaaagaagtcaaaggtcaaaattctgtgtaagccctcacctagtgccatcacataaagcaaacagaatcgaaatcgggttagaaatggcgaaggagtaccattttgtagcaaaatgtacaatataggtaaaaaatcaaggtcaaaggccaaagaagtcaaaggtcaaaattctgtgtagaagttttgaagccctcacctagtgccatcacataaagcaaacggaatcgaaattgggttagaaatggcgaaggagtagcattttgtaacaaaatgtacaatataggtcaaaggtcaaggtcaaaggtcacaattgaaattctgtgtagaagtttcaaaactcccatgtagtgctatcatataaagcaaacagaatcaaaattggctcataaatgacagagaagtagcaaattgaacattttgatcacacacggacgcacacacggacacacacacgtacggagcccgtttcatagtcccctgctcgaactcgttcggcggggacaataaccGTGTTTGcgataatgggagtgcactgtacgtTCATTAAAGGGGAGATTTGAGAGGAATACTCACTTTTCCCAAGGTCATGTATGAGCTTTCTGACATAGAAGCCACCTCCACAGTTGACCTCTTTCAgagaaaataagataaaaatcataGAAGTGGAAGCATAAAGGCATTGTTTGGATCCTGtacattatttacattatatgtgtatgtttaaatttgtgtgtgtgagtgtgcatttgtgtgtcaGGGGAAGGAAGGGGGAAATAGCATTTAAAGTACTTGACAGTTATGTCTGGAAATTGTATACCGGTACTTACTTTGAATCACAAATGTACCTTCTGAAGTTTTCTATACTAGTTAAATATAGGAGCAAGGGATCACTGAAGATTGGAGTAAACAGTTAACCAGCAGGAAAATATTACAGTAGAAATAAATGGGTCAGTCATCTAACATGGAATTACAGTATACAGCTATGCATTCATGTCTCTGGAGTTGATCATTCATAACGATAACATCTTTTCGGGCAGAAAACAtggcaaagcaaaacaaagcagaaaatgGTTCCAATTCCTTAAACCTTAACCCACAGTCAGCATGAAGAGAATAAGTATATTCAAAGAGTATAAGGTCATTCTACAAGTGCCTTCATAGATAAAGTGATCACCTAAGTTCTAAACTGTATGTGATATCAATATTTACTGCATGCTGCATAATTCATAAGAACCTGAAGAAAAACTCTCAGCAATACATCTCTTCATTGCCATTATATCATGCTAAAATATcgaccaaaaaataaataaataaataaaatactgAGCCTATAACAATGCATATTCATCAATTTCTATGGACAGGATTATCAAAAACTGCATGAATACCTGTACTTCATGAAACAGTTATCAAGAGGCAAGCACACAGACACATTATAAAACACTAATACTTTTGTGTCTGTTGGCATACAGCTGGAGGCAATGCTGACAACCAAAATTCAATTCTTTGAACTGATACAAATCTTCCATTGTTTTTAACCGAAATTCTTGAAGTTACACTTACTCCAAGGTGTGAATTGTATAATGTAGCAAAGTATGAAATGGTTAAGTTTCAGTTGCCAGATCTCAGTTAGACTAACCAAAAGTAAAATCTGGGGGATTGAAAGTCAGGCATCGAAGACTGTATACTTGCACAGGTCTCTCTGGCTTTGGTGCAACCTCTACACCCCTCTTTACCAGATCAGACATCCTCTCCCCCTGCACTTTAAGGGCGGAGTACCTGGATCCGCAAAGACATTACAAACTAAATGATGACTCAATCAACACAGCCATATAGAATTTCCCCCAAAGTGAACacagtttgaaagaaaaaatattttattcaaaattcaaaaagcaCAGTTAAAAAAGTACCAGCAAAGTTGGAAAATGATGACATAGTCTTGGCTGTTTCAATGTTATCATTTCATGCGATATGGtgtgtatattcaacaatgatGATAGAGTTGTGaccttttaaaggacaagttcaccttcataaacataaggattgagagaatgcagcaatattagtagaacacatcagtgaaagtttgaggaaaattggacaatcgatgcaaaagttatgaatttttaaaatctttgtgttggaactgctggatgaggagactactacagcttgtgatgtcatatgcgtacaacagtagaaagaaaatgtaaagaaaattcaacatattttcacttttttcgcataataaaagagcacttgacttgcctctttctaaaggctgggggaataatattacccataacatacgttggtaacaagtcaagggaatgtgtactttcttcaaaagatgaaattttgttaaattctcttcatattttccttatattgttgtacgcatgtgatatcatacactgcagcagtcttctcatccagcagttactgcataaaaacatcaaaaattcataacttttgaacggattgtccgattttcctcaaactttcaatgatgtgttctactaatattgctactttctctcaatccttatgtttatgaaggtgaatttgtcctttaaaggtactgtacagtattggttgaggtgaggattcagcttgtaacgttttgcgagatatttagaaacttctgcatgaaatgttaaagggaagataaaccccaagagcaatgtggattgagtgaaagcagcaacattagtagaacacatcagtgaaagtttgaagaaaatcagacaatcgatgcaaaagttatgaatttttaaagttttggtgttggaaccgctggatgaggagactactagaggttatgacgtatgagtggacaacaataccaagaaaatataaagaaaattctacaaaaatccatttttcatgaaaattacaaattccatcaacttgatattgacatatgttaagggtagcaattattccccctgctttctgaaagaggttggtccattgctctttcatgattctagaaaagtgaatttttgctgaatttcctttatattttctttgtattgttgtccactcatacgtcatatcctctagtagtctcctcatccagcggttccaacaccaaaactttaaaaattcataacttttgcatcgattgtccgattttcctcaaactttcactgatgtgttctactaatgttgctgctttcactcaatccacattgctcttggggtttatcttccctttacagagcatacaaggggaagcaaaagtttatttgatgaaaatttgtcgtgaaatgactgagatatctaaaaacaaaggtaaaacaaagagatcttaataaaagtTGTAGCCTGTCAATGTTCGATTGCatttttggatacctcagccatttcaaggccaattttcatcaaataaacgttgaatccttcttgaaattacatgctctttcatatttcagaggtttctcaatatctcacccaaaaatgttataaacctgaatcctcacctcacccagtactgtacaatccctttaaatgttAGTGTTCTAAACAACAGTGTACTCTATGAGCCAATCAAAGTACACAACGTAGGCACTGTGGCCACATGTGACTTCTCTTGTATTTTATAAGTaaaaatatacagtgtagattCTTCTCAGTAATTAGTTTTCATATATATGACAATGCAGACATCTTTTCAGCACAATTGATAAAGGAATGCTTCTTTGACAGGACATGAAATTACTGAtgttcaaaacagaaaaaaaaaatcaagaatgtCCTGTTATCACAGCTATGAAAATCATGCACACAATTTTCTACTACATTTCTTATTTTGGAATgaaatcaacacacacacaaaaaaagagtaCATTTTGTGACATATATTGGAGATCTATAAAAAACTTCATAAGGATCTACAGCTGTATACTTCAGTGAACTTCCTGCTAATCCATTTGTCTGAATTTTGATGGAGCAGCTTATTACTGTAAAAACAAAGATGCAGATTGCTGCAAATAAACACACTCAATACTTACAGTGGAGGTGCTTGCATGATGTTCCCAACAAAGTTATTTAAAGCCCCCTTGAAATCACATTCAGAAATATGACCTGgatgaacacaaacaaattgaacAGTCAAAAGTAAAGTTATTATGCCAGCAGACCTATACATGATTCTGTCAGAACATTGCATTTactccaaaaacaaagtgtatTTAGCAAGAGCCTATTATGACAGAATctgaaacaaattaatcactcACTCAAACATGAAAAAGGCCAAAACACAAATGATATTCAACTATGCAGATACACcaaaatgtatacatgcactATGATTTCCTCATATTCATCATACCCATACTGACCCAGATTATGACttttcaagagagagagagagagagagagagagagagagagagcgcaTTCTTTGTTGACAGGAAGCCTGTTTGTACTGTctattaacccactgaagacagactaattttgctgtaacatgcatttcccatagacatgtgcccgagtattctcgggacttgtcttcagCGGGTTAAAATATTTCCTGTAACAATTACTCCTGCCAAACTACAGCAATAATGGAGAGATAGTCTCTGTCTTCTCAAACATTATTTGGCTGACAGATTTATTGAATATGTGACATTTTATGCATGAGAAGCATAATGGGGGTCAATGCCGAGTAGATTACTCACCAAACTCCGAAGACTCTGTTACTTCTCCTGAAGCATCCATGGTGTCTGTAGCTTTTCCCAAACAGCCATGGGCCACATACgtctgaaatgaaaattatggaCATTTCTAAGCAAAGAATTCAACTATCAGCTTAAGACACGAGTCTATGATATGAATACTAAGATAgagcaatattgatacttgtaTGACTCAAATATCATCCATGCCATGTTCTTATTGCATTTGAAAATAATCACTGGAGTTGTACCTGTAATCAACGCTGCatactggcactggtccgacggtccctgaccaggaaaaatcactgttggaccagaaACGTTTTCAGGAATGGAACAGTAAAAAAtggttttgattgtttttttgttatgtcgatcgaaattttgttatagccgaCAGTATacaagatgataattttggaacctgaatctttacttcattggaacaagattttattttttttttttttttaaacaggagTGCACTTTATGAAGACATGATACTGCATGTATTAATTCCCATGACCACTGGTACTGGTTGACCCTACAGGAGTTGATTTATTGTACCATGAAATGGGTGCTCTTATGCATCCAAAAGCGTCAGGAAAAGAGACCAATTTACAGGGTCTTTATCTATCCCTGCTCTTTGCGCTCAGTGGGGTGGGTTGTAGCATTCTTCCAAGCAAGACCttcatttcatttgctttcCTCAGGGGGACAGAATTTTGCCTCTTAATAGACGGGATGTATGACAATATACAATGTCGActatcagaaataaaaaaaaatgtgtcccACCCGCCTTTTTAAAAGGTCAAGTCCTCCTTATTATAAATGTAGACATAGGAATGAGCTACTGTGTAGCGGGCCACCCATCAAACCAAAGGTAATGGattggaaagattttttttggtttaatatatatatatacaggagATATCTCCGAGAAAGAAAGGACAACTgtttaaaggtcttgtttacctttgggaacagtgattttaaaaaatactAGATctttatgacatttaatgcatacatgtgtaggtctgttgtgccacaaaacatcctagatcatataaaattttcgtgATCTTAAAGCCTGAAATACAAAGAgataaatacactgtatgtatttttctcaataaaaccataactgtataaatatgttttagtctggaaatttttttccatgatttattgttcacattttgtatatgtaacaatacttaacatcaattctactgattcaattttttacagtggttgtttctatccctaactcacattttaaaactattttaaagcacgacaatgctgggtttttgtttcatctacaaatgataaattatgcctttaagtctGGATTTGATAAACCCATTCCTACCTTTCCACCTTGAAGGTATGATGCCAGCTGCTTAGTACCCCTTCCAATGCCAATCACAAGCACCCCAGTGGCATGCATATCAAGGGTACCACCATGTCCAATCTTTGGCAGCTTGTAACATTTCTTGTTTGTCCATCCAGTTTTATACATCGCACAGTTTGGGGAGCCACCTGCTTTAATcgaatcaacaaaaaaaaatgaactaagATTTGGTTTTCCTTCTCAGGTCTGCTGTAAAAAAACAGCCTGTGAGTGGAGATAAGCagtaaaaaggggaaaatatttGAGTGAAAAATAAATACTGCAGGTAACTGGCCCATTCACATAGCATATGTACTGCATGCTGCAACATTGAACTAGAAGCAACAgcaatgcacacacaaacacacacacattcacacaattCTCAAATGGCTTGAGTGAGGATTGAGTCAGCGCAGTATCTCAAATTCAAGTGGCCAACTTTGAACAAGTAGATTCTACCAGCACAGTAGCagttttgcacacacacacacaaaattccTGGAGTGTTAATTGACCACATGGAAATGGACTTCTGCACACTATATTTAAACACAATCTGTGTTTAAATATAGTGTGCTGAAGTCCATTTCCATGTATTCAGTACAGGTAAAATGTAATATCCAATCCACTCAACTGACATTCACAGTTTTAAAATACCGGTATATCAGTTATCAAATGCAATCTTTGAATGACTGCATGGTGGTGAGAATAACATAAGGTGAGGTTTGTGGTTCACCATTGTGTGGAAAGTCCCAAAAATAATCTGGAGGGAGAATGAAAGTGAAAGGAAAGATGGGAAGAGAGAGCAGAGTCTCTccccctgttcagacgcaagtcattttataccaaaactccATAAAGAAACGACGTATACAGAATCGTGTAGCTGACAGACCGTTCAGACGCTAATTTCGACCATTCCGGAAAAATGtcgtacagtgtatatatgtgcagtttctcactaCGCATGTTGTTACGGTCATGAGCGACAGGTCACCTTTTGTGCTCGCTGccattaaccctaacttacctgggctatatagcgagcttgaattcctggggggggggggggggccattatggcccccccttcagatctcagcCGTTGAtagcgcgatcgccgcaaaattttgcatgaacataaagccaGATGTAATCTACCAGACTGTtatgttaaattttcaaaaaatttgcattttctatcttaaatcaattaattatgcaaatatatgcaaaaaactCATTTCCAtctgtaattggcttataaaagcttacggaatgctgatttttggtgtaaatattcctaATGACATTCTGAACatttgtgcataaaaaaaatttcagtatcaaaattaatttgttttttttattgttttatcaattctttatgtatttccttgttttttcgaacttttgtttttgtcttttcagcagaatttgtcacacacattttttgaagcataattttACTAAAATAAACTGATTTCAGCCAttagaattaaaaatatgaatctttacatgaattaattgaaaaaacaatttgtattgactttgtacacaaaatcaggtttttgagcaattttggggttgacgaaagttttttgaaggggcgtggcttcggaacggtatgcccgggcgcgacaaatttggtctcaaaagttgcgcgagacttgaaataaaaaagtcagcgaacggcgcggtcaaaaaattttgcgcgccggaatggtcgcggaattcatcgaggggggggggggggccattatggccccccccccaggtaagttagggttaagccccgcccagttatacctttctatggtcgccatgcattcagacgcacaatggacacaatggaatgctgattcgttatcaagttctagttcgaaacgatgctctgaccacCATTTGCTATAGACTCTATTATTAATCCCAATTCTCTttctaaaataataataaaacagaaacaagcAATGTGGTGTGGTGGGGGGGTGGGAGGGCTCAGCTcagacccccctcccccactcttTTGCACCATATGTGGGGAATACATACGGTGTCACCatcactttgcccccccccattttattttttcttttgcttgtcagctgaagaaacttggaagtggcaccagaaattgcgctgaaggctttttttttctttgcttgttagctgatggaagtgccccccccccccccccccccttttcgaAAACGTGGCACCGGCTATGATATGATATCGTCAGTCAATGCAGCACTAACAATGTGTCAAACACAGAAAACAATCATTAAATATATAAATTTACCTCATCTTACATTACACAGACTAAGCAATTATGAGATAAAatgaattgggggggggggggagggggagggcacGTCAGTGTTCAAACCCGAGGTGTCCCGCTGTTAAAAATAGCAACCTTTTTCTCCAGCTTCAATGCTCTCTCTGCACTCTCCATGTAGAAGCTGTTCTCCATGTTCTTCACGATACCCAATATCTCTGAGAAGAACTGTCTTCAGCCTGTCCACCACATTGGCTGAAGTAATTCCTGCTGGTTTTACCACAGCAAAGAGTCCATTCAGACGAGCAAGACTGGACGACAGCGACCCTTGACTCATCTTTCAGACTTTCAGTATCCTTCAAACTAGCCAATATCCGATACATTTCCAAAAGTAAGAACCAGCCAGTCCAGTCAGTGCGACGGGAAATACGGTAACATAGTCATTGCACCATGCCATGATGGACGTGCGGGCCGACCCCGGGTATCCGGCCCGGGGGGACGCGGACGACCATGGCATGGGGCAATGGCATGGCATGCACGGGGAATCGAAATTTCAAACTGGTCGATCGTATAAGCCTGTGAAACTCGGATTTTATAACCTCGTCTTGAGTCAAGATGAGTTGTGATGTCCACGTATGAGGAATTAGCAGCAGCGGGGAGCCCAGATAGTTTACATGCAGGCGCAGCTAGGCAAAAAGGGCAGCTTCACAGGCCAGTCACGTTCCGGATCCCCTAGTTTTGAACCAAAACGGACGGGATCAACGGGGAGGTGGGGGATTACCCACAGAACTCTAGAGTTCTGTGGGATTACCCCGTTCACTTTTGGAGCTTGCATGCATGACGCATTATGCGCATGATGCATTGAAGACTCTCTTGGCAGTGAACAGCGCCACCAGGGCCCATAGAAAACGCGGCTATtgttatatacactgtatgtacattaCTTTGGATCATAAAAATTATCCTCCAGTGACTGGTTAAAAAGAGATTCACGTGTTTATAGGTATTTCAGCTACTAGTATGTCTATTTCAGAAtgttggcatgtttgacactccatgaAGTACCgagtactatttgcaaaatgacgtca
This genomic interval carries:
- the LOC140241340 gene encoding pseudouridylate synthase TRUB1-like isoform X2 translates to MSQGSLSSSLARLNGLFAVVKPAGITSANVVDRLKTVLLRDIGYREEHGEQLLHGECRESIEAGEKGGSPNCAMYKTGWTNKKCYKLPKIGHGGTLDMHATGVLVIGIGRGTKQLASYLQGGKTYVAHGCLGKATDTMDASGEVTESSEFGHISECDFKGALNNFVGNIMQAPPLYSALKVQGERMSDLVKRGVEVAPKPERPVQVYSLRCLTFNPPDFTFEVNCGGGFYVRKLIHDLGKSLGSCAHMMALCRTKQGYFMLDKHALPEDRWTLQDILQAVEEFQGDVGR
- the LOC140241340 gene encoding pseudouridylate synthase TRUB1-like isoform X1: MSQGSLSSSLARLNGLFAVVKPAGITSANVVDRLKTVLLRDIGYREEHGEQLLHGECRESIEAGEKAGGSPNCAMYKTGWTNKKCYKLPKIGHGGTLDMHATGVLVIGIGRGTKQLASYLQGGKTYVAHGCLGKATDTMDASGEVTESSEFGHISECDFKGALNNFVGNIMQAPPLYSALKVQGERMSDLVKRGVEVAPKPERPVQVYSLRCLTFNPPDFTFEVNCGGGFYVRKLIHDLGKSLGSCAHMMALCRTKQGYFMLDKHALPEDRWTLQDILQAVEEFQGDVGR